The following coding sequences lie in one Myxococcus xanthus genomic window:
- the clpX gene encoding ATP-dependent Clp protease ATP-binding subunit ClpX, with the protein MESSARREEAVLTPREIYERLDRFVIGQDAAKRAVAIAAHNHLKRLLARRLRRTSLIKKSNILLMGPTGSGKTHIARNLADILHVPFTTVDATEYTEAGYYGKDVEVMISDLLFKANHSVEDTQRGIIFIDEVDKIARRSQGARNGAGSRDIGGEGVQQSLLKLLEGREVYVPLNVTQAWNKSDFVQVDTRDILFICAGTFSDLHDDGDEGRRAMGFGAEDTAKRRQKRISTRQLTDFGMLAEFLGRLPVMVQLERLGEEDLIRVLTEPPDSIVREFRELLSMDDLEVDFADPGLREVVRYSVERGLGARGLRSILEHVMADVMFEAPERRRRQVTVDAGFVRERLRGLDSTQLNV; encoded by the coding sequence ATGGAGTCGTCCGCACGCAGGGAAGAAGCGGTGCTGACCCCGCGGGAAATCTACGAGCGGCTGGATCGCTTCGTCATTGGCCAGGACGCCGCCAAGCGCGCCGTGGCCATTGCGGCCCACAATCACCTCAAGCGTCTTCTGGCGCGAAGGCTGCGCCGGACGTCGCTCATCAAGAAATCCAACATCTTGCTGATGGGGCCCACTGGGAGCGGCAAGACGCACATCGCCCGCAACCTGGCGGACATCCTCCACGTGCCGTTCACCACCGTGGACGCCACCGAGTACACGGAGGCCGGCTACTACGGGAAGGATGTGGAGGTGATGATCTCCGACCTCCTCTTCAAGGCGAACCACTCCGTGGAGGACACCCAGCGGGGCATCATCTTCATCGACGAGGTGGACAAGATTGCCCGCCGCTCCCAGGGCGCCCGCAACGGCGCGGGCAGCCGCGACATCGGCGGCGAGGGTGTCCAGCAGTCACTGCTGAAGCTGCTGGAGGGCCGCGAGGTGTACGTGCCCCTCAACGTCACCCAGGCCTGGAACAAGAGCGACTTCGTGCAGGTGGACACGCGCGACATCCTCTTCATCTGCGCGGGCACGTTCAGTGACTTGCACGACGACGGGGATGAGGGGCGCCGCGCCATGGGCTTTGGCGCGGAGGACACGGCGAAGCGCAGGCAGAAGCGCATCAGCACCCGCCAGTTGACGGACTTCGGCATGCTGGCGGAATTCCTCGGCCGCCTTCCGGTGATGGTGCAGCTGGAGCGGCTGGGCGAGGAGGACCTGATTCGCGTGCTCACCGAGCCGCCGGACTCCATCGTGCGCGAGTTCCGCGAGCTGCTGTCCATGGATGACCTGGAGGTGGACTTCGCCGACCCGGGCCTGCGCGAGGTGGTGCGCTATTCCGTGGAGCGCGGGCTGGGCGCGCGAGGATTACGGTCCATCCTGGAGCACGTCATGGCGGACGTCATGTTCGAGGCGCCCGAGCGGCGGCGGCGCCAGGTGACGGTGGACGCGGGCTTCGTGCGAGAGCGGCTGCGAGGGCTGGATTCGACGCAGCTGAACGTGTGA
- a CDS encoding CvpA family protein — protein MVIDLIILGLVLFFAMIGAITGASRQVANVVGLAVGYFASRRLGPVSAPHLAEALGSPLFLGAIVGTVLLFICTWLAVRYALGALLLRILSTGQHNENRGVDRFLGFVLGGAKMGIIAWVVLSAIAFFEQHVVIAGRRVGLSPKESLSIEVARRYNLFEMTQFAPVKNLVEVAKAASDPKRAGKLQDDPAYKALRKDPRFQRLLQDPKLKQALARGDTAALLRHDGVLQLIQDPDVAARLGAAARASEREP, from the coding sequence ATGGTCATCGACCTCATCATCCTCGGACTGGTGCTGTTCTTCGCCATGATCGGCGCCATCACCGGGGCGTCGCGTCAGGTCGCCAACGTGGTGGGCCTGGCGGTGGGCTACTTCGCTTCCCGCCGCCTGGGACCCGTGTCGGCCCCACACCTGGCCGAAGCCCTGGGCAGCCCACTGTTCCTGGGCGCCATCGTGGGCACGGTGCTCCTGTTCATCTGCACGTGGCTCGCGGTGCGCTACGCCCTGGGCGCGCTGCTGCTGCGCATCCTCTCCACCGGTCAGCACAATGAGAACCGGGGCGTGGACCGCTTCCTCGGCTTCGTGCTGGGCGGCGCGAAGATGGGCATCATCGCCTGGGTCGTCCTCAGCGCCATCGCCTTCTTCGAACAGCACGTCGTCATCGCGGGCCGCCGCGTGGGCCTGTCCCCGAAGGAGTCGCTCTCCATCGAGGTCGCCCGCCGCTACAACCTCTTCGAGATGACGCAGTTCGCCCCGGTGAAGAACCTGGTGGAGGTCGCCAAGGCCGCCAGCGATCCGAAGCGCGCGGGGAAGCTCCAGGACGACCCGGCCTACAAGGCCCTGCGCAAGGACCCTCGCTTCCAGCGCCTGCTGCAGGACCCGAAGCTGAAGCAGGCCCTGGCGCGAGGAGACACCGCCGCGCTGCTGCGCCACGACGGTGTGCTCCAGCTCATCCAGGACCCGGACGTGGCGGCCCGGTTGGGCGCCGCGGCCCGTGCCTCCGAGCGCGAGCCCTGA
- a CDS encoding J domain-containing protein — protein sequence MSLPALVPAGATPPRPPPSVAPAVPGIAPLTPAPRAPSGAVPSTPSVAPIVPPVAPAAATAVTPPPAPAASTSPGLDIQQLADLESRCAKLDQIDYFEVLMLERTATPADIKRAFYRESRTYHPDRFFHMDSKELKERINELYKRVTEAYYVLRDDTKRKKYVVDVTGPERAQKLRFTEASEAETKAAAKKEQEEQIGTHPKGRQFFQQAQKDADASNWSAAERNLKMALTYEPSNARYKERLAEVQKQSQDESRDKGGSFKIR from the coding sequence ATGTCCCTTCCAGCGCTGGTGCCCGCCGGCGCCACGCCGCCGCGCCCTCCCCCGTCCGTCGCGCCCGCCGTCCCAGGCATCGCACCGCTGACGCCGGCCCCACGCGCTCCATCCGGCGCGGTGCCCTCGACTCCTTCCGTGGCGCCCATCGTCCCGCCCGTCGCCCCTGCCGCGGCCACGGCGGTCACGCCACCGCCGGCGCCTGCTGCGTCAACGAGCCCGGGCCTGGACATCCAGCAGCTCGCCGACCTGGAATCGCGCTGCGCGAAGCTGGACCAGATCGACTACTTCGAAGTGCTCATGCTGGAGCGGACCGCCACGCCCGCGGACATCAAGCGCGCCTTCTACCGGGAGAGCCGCACCTACCACCCGGACCGCTTCTTCCACATGGACTCCAAGGAGCTGAAGGAGCGCATCAACGAGCTCTACAAGCGCGTCACCGAGGCCTACTACGTCCTGCGCGATGACACGAAGCGCAAGAAGTACGTCGTCGACGTGACGGGCCCCGAGCGCGCCCAGAAGCTGCGCTTCACCGAGGCCTCCGAAGCGGAGACCAAGGCCGCCGCCAAAAAGGAGCAGGAAGAGCAGATCGGCACCCACCCCAAGGGACGCCAGTTCTTCCAGCAGGCGCAGAAGGACGCGGACGCAAGCAACTGGTCCGCCGCCGAGCGGAACCTGAAGATGGCGCTCACCTATGAGCCCTCCAACGCCCGCTACAAGGAGCGGCTGGCGGAGGTCCAGAAGCAGTCCCAGGACGAGTCCCGTGACAAGGGCGGCTCGTTCAAGATCCGCTGA
- the dnaK gene encoding molecular chaperone DnaK codes for MADDIAIGIDLGTSYSCVAVVQDGQPIVIPNEWGETTHASCVSFLEDGSVLVGNAAKKNIITNPEQTVYSAKRLIGRYYFSDEVKKAQAVMPYRIVEGDNNSVRIAMNDHSYSLPEISALVLKEMKAVAETYLGQEVTKAVVTVPAYFNDNQRQATKDAGRIAGMEVLRILNEPTAAALAYGFGRDVNQRVVVYDLGGGTFDVSILEIGKDVFEVLATAGDTYLGGDDFDDRIMTWLADDFLARTRLDVRQNKFCLQMLKEAAEKAKIDVGQTGSAEILCQGICQDADGNIMDLRGQLNQDQFNRMVMDLVQRTFKVCDEALQSARLTAADIDAVILVGGPTRLPIIRNSVKHYFQKEPMEGINPDQVVAMGAALQSHALLDSTAQTFLVDVTPLSLRIGTVGGYTEKIIDKNTPVPIDRSKTFTTSRDGQEKVKIRVYQGESNRADECEMLGEFEFAGFRIGYRGEVKIEVTFEINTDGLVHVSACDTETGQKTSTSITLSSGMSEADIQQSIQANRNTRLAGHNSNDLPAAAQ; via the coding sequence ATGGCGGACGACATCGCAATCGGCATCGACCTGGGCACGTCGTACTCGTGCGTGGCGGTGGTCCAGGACGGCCAGCCCATCGTCATCCCCAACGAGTGGGGAGAGACGACTCACGCCTCCTGCGTCTCGTTCCTCGAGGATGGCTCGGTCCTGGTCGGCAACGCGGCCAAGAAGAACATCATCACCAACCCGGAGCAGACCGTCTATTCCGCCAAGCGCCTCATCGGCCGCTACTACTTCTCCGACGAGGTGAAGAAGGCGCAGGCGGTGATGCCGTACCGCATCGTCGAGGGCGACAACAACTCGGTGCGCATCGCGATGAACGACCACTCCTATTCGCTCCCGGAGATCAGCGCGCTGGTGCTCAAGGAGATGAAGGCGGTGGCGGAGACGTACCTGGGCCAGGAGGTGACCAAGGCCGTGGTCACCGTGCCCGCGTACTTCAACGACAACCAGCGCCAGGCCACCAAGGACGCGGGCCGCATCGCCGGCATGGAGGTGCTGCGCATCCTCAACGAGCCCACCGCCGCGGCGCTCGCGTACGGCTTCGGGCGTGACGTCAACCAGCGCGTGGTGGTCTACGACCTGGGCGGTGGCACCTTCGACGTCTCCATCCTGGAGATTGGCAAGGACGTCTTCGAGGTGCTGGCCACCGCGGGCGACACGTACCTGGGCGGCGACGACTTCGACGACCGCATCATGACGTGGCTGGCGGATGACTTCCTGGCCCGGACGCGCCTGGACGTGCGGCAGAACAAGTTCTGCCTGCAGATGCTCAAGGAGGCCGCGGAGAAGGCGAAGATCGACGTGGGCCAGACGGGCTCCGCGGAGATTCTCTGCCAGGGCATCTGCCAGGACGCGGACGGCAACATCATGGACCTGCGTGGGCAGCTCAACCAGGACCAGTTCAACCGCATGGTGATGGACCTGGTGCAGCGCACCTTCAAGGTGTGCGACGAGGCGCTCCAGAGCGCGCGCCTGACGGCCGCCGACATCGACGCGGTCATCCTCGTGGGCGGGCCGACGCGGCTGCCCATCATCCGCAACTCGGTGAAGCACTACTTCCAGAAGGAGCCGATGGAAGGCATCAACCCGGACCAGGTCGTGGCCATGGGCGCGGCGCTCCAGTCGCACGCGCTGCTGGACAGCACGGCGCAGACGTTCCTGGTGGACGTCACGCCGCTGTCGCTGCGCATCGGCACGGTGGGTGGGTACACCGAGAAGATCATCGACAAGAACACGCCGGTCCCCATCGACCGCTCGAAGACGTTCACCACCAGCCGCGACGGCCAGGAGAAGGTGAAGATTCGCGTGTACCAGGGCGAGTCCAACCGCGCCGACGAGTGCGAGATGCTCGGCGAGTTCGAGTTCGCGGGCTTCCGCATCGGCTACCGCGGCGAGGTGAAGATCGAGGTCACCTTCGAAATCAACACGGATGGACTGGTGCACGTGTCCGCGTGCGACACGGAGACGGGTCAGAAGACGTCGACCTCCATCACCCTGTCCTCCGGCATGAGCGAGGCCGATATCCAGCAGTCCATTCAGGCCAACCGGAACACCCGGCTTGCCGGCCACAACAGCAACGACCTGCCCGCTGCGGCGCAGTAA
- a CDS encoding class II glutamine amidotransferase, whose amino-acid sequence MSVILAALTSDPNLLRCELHRLKGQVLLQGEPRANALGVGAYAQEEVLLRRFSSGEELTLDSLAPPHESEALLFHAGRLPVGLSLEENTQPFRSRRWLFALHGGVQGFELLRAPLLASLPDHLRRQVRGGTEGELLFAVFLRRLRDLGRTEDPRLEAEVAGRVLADTAREVARAAAQAGVTRTPTLNLVATNGTILAATRYGEHPLFCTRLEGAAECDLCEVTPATPDTQPAVGAHRRRRTVVVASALKRTTGWVELAHGHTLTVGPDLQMHELSGT is encoded by the coding sequence ATGTCCGTCATCCTCGCCGCTCTGACGTCCGACCCGAACCTGCTGCGCTGTGAGCTGCACCGCCTCAAAGGCCAGGTCCTGCTCCAGGGAGAGCCGAGGGCGAACGCCTTGGGGGTGGGAGCCTACGCCCAGGAGGAGGTCCTGTTGCGGCGCTTCTCCAGCGGGGAGGAACTGACCCTGGACTCGCTCGCGCCTCCGCATGAATCGGAGGCGCTGCTGTTCCACGCGGGCCGGCTGCCCGTGGGCTTGTCGCTGGAGGAGAACACCCAGCCCTTCCGCTCCCGGCGCTGGTTGTTCGCCCTTCATGGCGGCGTACAGGGTTTCGAGCTGCTTCGTGCCCCGTTGCTGGCGTCTCTGCCGGACCACCTGCGGCGTCAGGTGCGCGGCGGAACCGAGGGGGAGCTGCTGTTCGCCGTCTTCCTCAGGCGCCTGCGCGACCTGGGACGCACGGAGGATCCACGGCTGGAGGCCGAGGTCGCTGGACGCGTGCTGGCGGACACGGCGCGCGAGGTGGCTCGGGCCGCGGCCCAGGCCGGCGTGACACGCACGCCCACGCTCAACCTGGTGGCCACCAACGGCACCATCCTGGCGGCGACCCGGTACGGCGAACATCCCTTGTTCTGCACGCGGCTGGAGGGGGCGGCCGAATGCGACTTGTGCGAGGTGACGCCCGCGACGCCAGATACGCAGCCCGCGGTGGGAGCGCACCGGCGCCGTCGCACCGTGGTGGTGGCCAGCGCGCTCAAGCGCACCACGGGATGGGTGGAGCTGGCGCATGGCCACACGCTCACGGTGGGGCCGGATCTGCAGATGCACGAGCTGTCCGGCACGTGA
- a CDS encoding ATP-binding protein, translating into MFSEVEPMFSIEVRLRSDAAVAAALSRCYARDHGLTAQASAEVAVVVSELATNLVRHAGGRGWVELWREAEWLFIRSRDRGPGMADPSMFFAGREGRPGPLPGESLGEGGAAVRRLTDDVQVANREGGGFEVLARKRVVVQAKRRHG; encoded by the coding sequence ATGTTCTCAGAAGTTGAGCCGATGTTCAGCATCGAGGTCCGCTTGAGGTCGGATGCGGCGGTCGCCGCCGCGTTGAGCCGCTGCTACGCCCGCGACCATGGCCTGACGGCGCAAGCCAGCGCCGAGGTGGCGGTGGTGGTGAGCGAGCTGGCCACCAACCTGGTGCGCCACGCGGGTGGCCGGGGTTGGGTGGAGCTGTGGCGCGAGGCGGAGTGGCTCTTCATCCGCTCGCGCGACCGCGGCCCCGGCATGGCGGACCCATCGATGTTCTTCGCTGGCAGGGAAGGGCGTCCGGGCCCGCTGCCTGGAGAGAGCCTGGGCGAAGGCGGGGCCGCGGTGCGACGGCTCACCGACGACGTCCAGGTGGCCAACCGCGAAGGCGGTGGGTTCGAGGTGCTGGCGCGCAAGCGGGTGGTGGTCCAGGCGAAAAGGAGGCACGGTTGA
- a CDS encoding ATP-binding protein, translated as MSGGLVWALLRVLQQFMSETAARLVLRGTVESLRLSLDTATSADLPRIIEALEPATRHFVDPSRRPQMMAQLRAQLAPSAGPESAATSAAAEGRATAYLVRTEADASHARLAAWMLCESLGGRGYECQKVATAVSELARNQISYAGGGTIQLAPQLAPKRLLRVSAEDSGQGIPDLERVLSGTYKSKTGMGLGLLGVKRLADRFDVRTGPKGTQVDFEVWL; from the coding sequence TTGAGCGGTGGTTTGGTGTGGGCGCTGTTGCGCGTCTTGCAGCAGTTCATGTCGGAGACGGCGGCGCGGTTGGTGCTGCGAGGCACCGTGGAGTCCCTCCGGCTGTCCCTGGACACGGCGACCTCGGCGGACCTGCCACGCATCATCGAGGCGCTGGAACCCGCCACCCGCCACTTCGTGGACCCTTCTCGCCGGCCGCAGATGATGGCGCAGCTTCGCGCGCAGCTCGCGCCCTCGGCGGGGCCGGAGAGCGCGGCCACTTCCGCCGCGGCGGAGGGGCGGGCCACCGCCTATCTGGTGCGCACGGAAGCGGACGCCAGTCACGCGCGGCTCGCCGCCTGGATGCTGTGCGAGTCCCTGGGCGGGCGCGGCTACGAATGCCAGAAGGTGGCCACGGCGGTGAGTGAGCTGGCGCGCAACCAGATTTCGTACGCCGGGGGCGGCACCATCCAGCTCGCGCCGCAGCTAGCGCCCAAGCGGCTGCTGCGTGTCAGCGCCGAGGACTCCGGACAAGGCATCCCGGACCTGGAGCGCGTGCTGTCGGGGACGTACAAGAGCAAGACGGGCATGGGCCTGGGTTTGTTGGGCGTGAAGCGGTTGGCGGACCGCTTCGACGTGCGCACCGGCCCGAAGGGCACGCAGGTGGACTTCGAGGTGTGGCTGTGA
- a CDS encoding GYF domain-containing protein: protein MAGNSGEDNANPGHAREVAPERPDEGDSPVLDGVSDAELDAIVGQLRTDKSLRVRPSAQPRYREATQSERLHRGAGRSRASTLGEEEAPPKEAAPVVKHAWYFVTGGAAYGPHDLADLKAHVERGFLGFDSLCWREGFSEWLPLGHIPELASALLPPSVPAGPPPVPPEASRAFMPQAARAVDVSEATTERVILNAPGTVVPPFAAIAPAAVVAAPAVSAAAIPQATGALLPVEGPGAPAASGFVGTEPEAVVATLAPEPVTAPAASDFAAYGAPVSDPMPVAEPVGTHAVLASPSSEERARRKRRLGFILAGGAIGGMSVALALGVFGGGGGRGAASPGDAVDTTRGTGAPPPAEQPVAAAPTPEAVAAASQGGAASGTPTSAGGTGSASPGLSGAGVATSAAESARDPSPVREPTRPSTPSLSAASVDRGGRVPELTGTESTARAATGGGRPSPEERVFERPTGSLSSRDVAVAFVIGKHSVAPAPEPEPAKRPATTVAEAATAGSSEDDLGPDADFDRMLSGPGPNATKHHKPTVYVPPDPTAPRESLDLATVFAVVHARRSELSACAREQSAPPQEGDRAVLRLSVLPSGKVESITTETPWLRGTSLVRCMQQKIGAWTFPRHRTQGAPVVFRYEF from the coding sequence ATGGCCGGCAACTCAGGGGAAGACAACGCCAACCCGGGACACGCCCGGGAGGTCGCCCCAGAGCGCCCTGACGAGGGCGATTCGCCCGTGCTGGATGGCGTGTCGGATGCGGAGCTGGACGCCATCGTGGGCCAGCTGCGCACGGACAAGAGCCTTCGTGTCCGGCCCAGCGCGCAGCCGCGCTATCGCGAGGCCACGCAGTCGGAGCGACTGCATCGGGGCGCGGGCCGTTCACGGGCGTCCACCTTGGGCGAAGAGGAGGCGCCGCCGAAGGAAGCCGCGCCCGTCGTGAAGCATGCCTGGTACTTCGTCACGGGCGGCGCGGCCTACGGTCCTCACGACCTCGCGGACCTGAAGGCCCACGTGGAGCGGGGTTTTCTGGGCTTTGATTCCCTGTGCTGGCGCGAGGGGTTCAGTGAGTGGCTGCCCCTGGGGCACATCCCGGAACTCGCGTCCGCGCTGCTGCCGCCGTCCGTGCCCGCGGGACCTCCGCCCGTGCCACCGGAAGCATCCAGGGCCTTCATGCCCCAGGCCGCGCGCGCGGTGGACGTGTCCGAGGCCACCACGGAGCGGGTGATCCTGAACGCGCCGGGCACGGTGGTGCCCCCCTTCGCGGCCATTGCACCGGCCGCCGTCGTGGCGGCTCCCGCGGTGAGCGCGGCCGCCATTCCGCAGGCGACTGGCGCACTGCTTCCCGTGGAGGGCCCAGGGGCTCCGGCCGCGAGCGGCTTCGTTGGGACGGAACCGGAAGCGGTTGTCGCGACGCTCGCACCGGAGCCTGTCACCGCGCCGGCCGCGAGTGACTTCGCCGCGTACGGAGCACCAGTGTCGGACCCGATGCCCGTGGCGGAGCCCGTGGGGACCCACGCCGTGCTCGCGTCGCCGTCGTCCGAGGAACGCGCGCGTCGCAAGCGCAGGCTGGGTTTCATCCTGGCGGGTGGTGCCATCGGCGGTATGTCGGTGGCCCTGGCGCTGGGCGTCTTTGGTGGTGGGGGCGGCCGTGGTGCCGCGAGCCCCGGTGATGCCGTGGACACGACGCGTGGCACCGGTGCGCCGCCGCCCGCGGAACAGCCGGTGGCCGCCGCGCCCACGCCGGAAGCGGTCGCGGCTGCGAGCCAGGGCGGCGCGGCGTCTGGTACCCCCACGTCAGCGGGCGGCACTGGCAGCGCGAGTCCGGGCCTCAGCGGCGCGGGCGTCGCGACGTCGGCCGCCGAGAGCGCGCGCGACCCGAGCCCGGTGCGGGAGCCCACACGCCCGTCGACGCCCTCGCTCTCGGCCGCCTCGGTCGATCGCGGAGGCCGCGTGCCGGAGCTGACCGGCACGGAGAGCACGGCGCGCGCCGCGACCGGCGGCGGACGGCCGTCGCCGGAGGAGCGCGTCTTCGAGCGGCCCACGGGCAGTCTCTCCTCGCGAGACGTCGCCGTGGCCTTCGTCATCGGGAAGCACTCCGTGGCGCCTGCTCCGGAGCCGGAGCCCGCCAAGCGGCCCGCGACGACTGTGGCGGAAGCCGCGACGGCTGGCAGCTCGGAGGACGACCTGGGGCCCGACGCGGACTTCGACCGCATGCTCTCCGGCCCAGGGCCCAACGCCACCAAGCACCACAAGCCGACCGTCTATGTTCCGCCCGACCCGACGGCGCCGCGCGAGTCGCTCGACCTGGCCACCGTCTTCGCGGTGGTGCATGCCCGGCGTTCGGAGCTCTCGGCGTGTGCCCGGGAGCAGTCCGCGCCGCCGCAGGAGGGGGACCGGGCAGTGCTGCGCTTGAGCGTCCTGCCGAGTGGGAAGGTGGAGTCCATCACCACCGAGACGCCGTGGCTGCGAGGCACGTCGCTCGTGCGTTGCATGCAGCAGAAGATAGGCGCCTGGACGTTCCCCAGGCATCGAACGCAGGGAGCGCCCGTCGTCTTCCGATACGAGTTCTGA
- a CDS encoding DUF1330 domain-containing protein encodes MPAYVLVEVSVHDAQTYERYKQLAPPSLKPYGGRYLVRGGPTQALEGTWQPPRFVLLEFPSVELARAWWASPEYAAAKALRHESAHSIMLLVEGVPATTPVTEIGESPA; translated from the coding sequence ATGCCTGCGTATGTCCTGGTCGAGGTCTCGGTGCACGACGCGCAGACCTACGAGCGGTACAAGCAGCTCGCGCCTCCGTCGCTCAAGCCCTACGGGGGCCGCTACCTTGTCCGGGGCGGTCCCACCCAGGCCCTGGAAGGCACCTGGCAGCCCCCGCGCTTCGTCCTGCTGGAGTTCCCCAGCGTGGAGCTCGCCAGGGCCTGGTGGGCATCCCCGGAATACGCCGCCGCCAAGGCGCTCCGCCACGAAAGCGCGCACTCCATCATGTTGCTGGTGGAGGGCGTGCCGGCCACGACGCCCGTCACTGAAATAGGGGAGTCGCCGGCCTGA
- a CDS encoding M4 family metallopeptidase, whose protein sequence is MTIRRTEGPKPTIRPTAASEAQSKTAAKPATITPNVIKDGFGPAAKTSDLARAEKTLKPLPPPVGRLSLDSREAQTAIQASLAHLAPTTQTSIRNPGIIGGVQFPAYTPKSVERDSLGMTHVRLDRQHEGVKVFGEQVVTHLDSEGKVKNTTGDQSEIPAGLGTQKPKVTHSQALDIAMKAFDGKPDRQPNSERVIYKDISGEYHSAYRVEVTNVDGTDNPRKMNYLVDANTGKLFEQFNAIDGFARQRGAAHGHSHAEGADHADHAHSAAATPSEIKASATPKAEIADLTTVTSKINVTQDGTVDQLKLDLDIDHTFKGDLSVTLTSPSGKSETVHNRKGGSADHIKGSFDLSGFAGESAKGEWTLSVKDNARRDTGTLNSWGLTITPKAVEPNEPGPGEKIADDTSMYSGKVALETKKQADGTYTLEDGTRGKGVATYDAMNRERASGQTPIKDNNDVWGEATDPERNKAAVDAHYGGQMMYDYMKDILGRDSIDGAGEKLVSYVHVSNNYVNAYWDGEKMSYGDGDGRNSGPLTALDIAGHEIAHGLTERTAGLIYRGESGGLNEAMSDIMGAGLEWYASQKNPDVKFNWTVGETAWTPTDGDPTDGLRYMDDPTKDKYSIDNYKNYPKQTEVHGSSGIANNAFYLLTNGGTNRTSGVEVKDAIGMEKGLKIYYRALAHYMTPSTTFAQARTATINAATDLYGADSAEVAKVKESWTAVGVN, encoded by the coding sequence ATGACGATTCGCCGCACCGAAGGTCCGAAGCCCACGATTCGCCCCACTGCTGCTTCCGAGGCTCAGTCGAAGACGGCTGCGAAGCCCGCGACCATCACCCCGAACGTCATCAAGGATGGGTTCGGCCCCGCGGCCAAGACGTCGGACCTGGCGCGCGCGGAGAAGACGCTGAAGCCGCTGCCGCCTCCCGTGGGCCGGCTCTCCCTGGACAGCCGCGAGGCGCAGACCGCCATCCAGGCGTCGCTGGCGCACCTGGCCCCCACCACCCAGACCTCCATCCGCAACCCCGGCATCATCGGCGGCGTGCAGTTCCCGGCGTACACGCCGAAGAGCGTGGAGCGTGATTCGCTGGGCATGACGCACGTGCGTCTGGACCGCCAGCACGAGGGCGTGAAGGTCTTCGGCGAGCAGGTCGTCACGCACCTCGACTCCGAGGGCAAGGTCAAGAACACCACCGGCGACCAGTCTGAGATCCCGGCCGGCCTGGGCACGCAGAAGCCCAAGGTGACGCACAGCCAGGCGCTGGACATCGCGATGAAGGCGTTCGACGGCAAGCCGGACCGCCAGCCGAACTCCGAGCGCGTCATCTACAAGGACATCTCCGGTGAGTACCACTCCGCCTACCGGGTGGAAGTCACCAACGTGGATGGCACCGACAATCCGCGCAAGATGAACTACCTGGTGGACGCCAACACCGGGAAGCTCTTCGAGCAGTTCAACGCCATTGACGGCTTCGCCCGCCAGCGCGGCGCCGCGCACGGCCACAGCCACGCCGAAGGCGCGGACCACGCCGACCACGCCCACAGCGCTGCCGCGACGCCTTCCGAGATCAAGGCCTCGGCCACGCCGAAGGCGGAGATCGCCGACCTGACCACCGTCACGTCGAAGATCAACGTGACCCAGGACGGCACCGTGGACCAGCTGAAGCTGGACCTGGACATCGACCACACGTTCAAGGGCGACCTGTCGGTCACGCTCACCAGCCCCTCCGGCAAGTCGGAGACGGTGCACAACCGCAAGGGTGGCAGCGCGGACCACATCAAGGGCAGCTTCGACCTGAGCGGCTTCGCGGGCGAGTCCGCGAAGGGCGAGTGGACGCTGTCGGTGAAGGACAACGCGCGCCGCGACACGGGCACGCTGAACAGCTGGGGCCTGACCATCACCCCGAAGGCCGTTGAGCCCAACGAGCCCGGTCCCGGCGAGAAGATCGCGGACGACACGTCCATGTACAGCGGCAAGGTCGCGCTGGAAACGAAGAAGCAGGCGGACGGCACGTACACGCTCGAGGACGGCACGCGCGGCAAGGGCGTGGCGACCTACGACGCGATGAACCGCGAGCGCGCCAGCGGCCAGACGCCCATCAAGGACAACAACGACGTCTGGGGCGAGGCCACGGATCCGGAGCGCAACAAGGCTGCGGTGGACGCGCACTACGGCGGCCAGATGATGTACGACTACATGAAGGACATCCTCGGCCGTGACTCCATCGACGGCGCGGGTGAGAAGCTGGTGTCCTACGTCCACGTCAGCAACAACTACGTGAACGCGTACTGGGACGGCGAGAAGATGAGCTACGGCGACGGCGACGGCCGCAACTCCGGTCCGCTCACCGCGCTGGACATCGCGGGCCACGAGATCGCCCACGGCCTCACCGAGCGCACCGCCGGCCTCATCTACCGCGGCGAGTCCGGTGGTCTGAACGAGGCGATGAGCGACATCATGGGCGCTGGCCTCGAGTGGTACGCGTCCCAGAAGAACCCCGACGTGAAGTTCAACTGGACGGTGGGCGAGACGGCCTGGACGCCGACGGACGGCGACCCCACCGACGGTCTGCGCTACATGGACGATCCGACGAAGGACAAGTACTCGATCGACAACTACAAGAACTACCCGAAGCAGACCGAGGTGCACGGCTCCAGCGGCATCGCGAACAACGCCTTCTACCTGCTGACCAACGGCGGCACCAACCGCACGTCCGGCGTCGAGGTGAAGGACGCCATCGGCATGGAGAAGGGCCTGAAGATCTACTACCGCGCCCTGGCCCACTACATGACGCCGAGCACCACGTTCGCCCAGGCCCGCACCGCGACCATCAACGCGGCCACGGACCTCTACGGCGCGGACTCCGCCGAAGTGGCGAAGGTCAAGGAGAGCTGGACCGCCGTCGGCGTGAACTAG